The following are encoded together in the Myxococcus virescens genome:
- the modC gene encoding molybdenum ABC transporter ATP-binding protein, translating to MSLELDIRLPLARFTLEVGTRLDGASVAVMGRSGSGKTSLLEVLAGLRRGARGRVVLDGRVLLDSVARSDVPPEQRRMGYVPQDALLFPHLTAEQNVRFGARPGRVSRVDEAVEILELAPLLRRYPATLSGGEKQRVALARALATDPALLLLDEPLAALDVALKERVLPYLLRVRDEARVPMLYVTHQLGEARVLAREALLLDQGQVRAAGPAAEVLGAAVRGLLAGEGEGEENILEGVLERPDDGGLRLRMQGGLSLCVPDSPALAPGTRAAYAVPAADILLSIQPLTGVSARNVMAGTVVNVEPVATGEDAATVEVAGVRWVVWLTSASVRELGVVPGARVSLAVKTSACRRLR from the coding sequence GTGAGCCTGGAGCTGGACATCCGGTTGCCACTGGCGCGCTTCACGCTGGAGGTGGGCACGCGGCTGGATGGCGCGTCGGTGGCGGTGATGGGGCGCTCGGGCTCCGGGAAGACGTCGCTGCTGGAGGTGCTCGCGGGGCTGCGGCGCGGCGCCCGGGGCCGGGTGGTGCTGGATGGCCGCGTGTTGTTGGATAGCGTTGCCCGAAGCGACGTGCCGCCCGAACAGCGCCGCATGGGCTACGTGCCCCAGGATGCGCTGCTCTTCCCGCATCTCACGGCGGAGCAGAACGTGCGCTTTGGCGCGCGGCCGGGGCGGGTCTCTCGGGTGGACGAGGCCGTGGAGATTCTGGAGCTGGCGCCGCTGCTGCGCCGCTACCCGGCCACGCTGTCCGGGGGCGAGAAGCAGCGCGTGGCGTTGGCGCGCGCGCTGGCCACGGACCCGGCGTTGTTGTTGCTCGATGAGCCGCTCGCCGCGCTGGACGTGGCGCTGAAGGAACGCGTGCTGCCGTACCTGCTGCGCGTGCGCGACGAGGCCCGGGTGCCGATGCTGTACGTGACGCATCAGCTGGGCGAGGCGCGCGTGCTGGCGCGGGAGGCGCTGCTGCTGGACCAGGGGCAGGTCCGCGCGGCCGGGCCCGCGGCCGAGGTGCTGGGCGCGGCGGTGCGAGGACTGCTCGCCGGTGAAGGGGAAGGGGAGGAGAACATCCTCGAAGGAGTCCTGGAGCGTCCGGACGACGGCGGGTTGCGGCTTCGGATGCAGGGTGGGTTGTCGTTGTGCGTGCCGGACTCGCCCGCGTTGGCGCCGGGCACGCGCGCGGCCTATGCCGTGCCGGCCGCGGACATCCTGCTGTCCATTCAACCGCTGACGGGCGTCTCCGCGCGCAACGTCATGGCGGGCACGGTGGTGAACGTGGAGCCCGTGGCGACGGGCGAGGACGCGGCCACCGTGGAGGTGGCGGGCGTGCGCTGGGTGGTGTGGCTCACGTCCGCGTCGGTGCGTGAGCTGGGCGTGGTGCCCGGCGCGCGGGTGTCCCTGGCGGTGAAGACGTCCGCGTGCCGGCGGCTGCGCTGA
- a CDS encoding siderophore-interacting protein, whose amino-acid sequence MAKAPAAAVVMLRQELLDRRGFAKRDVRSKAYWRDGKRGL is encoded by the coding sequence ATGGCCAAGGCCCCGGCAGCAGCTGTCGTCATGCTGCGCCAGGAACTGCTCGACCGACGCGGCTTCGCGAAGCGCGACGTGCGCAGCAAGGCTTACTGGCGGGACGGCAAGCGGGGCCTCTGA